In Hemiscyllium ocellatum isolate sHemOce1 chromosome 5, sHemOce1.pat.X.cur, whole genome shotgun sequence, the following are encoded in one genomic region:
- the LOC132816072 gene encoding DNA-directed RNA polymerase II subunit RPB1-like, which produces MAEFGKITDVRTTADAFGGIPQPPLYGLHPPPYSAISSPNPSVLQTNENYAPPGYQPNYPASPPYSPYPTYPTAPQPSNAHPQYAGYQNPVVATSVAFAAQNTGAAAAAPILSDFVNQQHPTSVRVFNTQSTASTYVVNQQQHGSTYVINQQQIAPTFVVNQQHPAAPVVLIQSGNVAEGNRITRGYPTEMTLQQSAQNVSKALANIALSDIGRAIHSSTRNKEKQVTVTTGGNHVIIYK; this is translated from the exons ATGTGAGAACAACAGCAGATGCTTTTGGAGGCATTCCACAACCACCCCTATATGGTTTGCACCCACCACCTTACTCTGCG ATTTCGTCCCCCAATCCCTCTGTACTTCAGACAAATGAAAACTATGCTCCTCCTGGATATCAACCCAACTACCCTGCATCTCCACCATACTCACCATATCCAACATACCCAACAGCACCACAACCCTCAAATGCTCATCCACAATATGCTGGCTATCAGAATCCAGTTGTTGCAACATCTGTGGCTTTTGCTGCACAGAATACTGGTGCTGCAGCTGCTGCTCCAATTTTATCTGACTTTGTCAACCAGCAGCATCCTACTTCAGTTCGTGTCTTCAATACACAAAGTACTGCATCAACATATGTTGTCAACCAGCAGCAACATGGATCAACATATGTTATCAACCAGCAGCAAATTGCACCAACATTTGTTGTTAATCAGCAACATCCTGCAGCACCAGTGGTTCTGATTCAGTCTGGTAATGTTGCAGAAGGAAATCGTATAACCAGAGGTTATCCAACAGAAATGACCCTTCAACAATCTGCACAAAATGTATCCAAAGCTTTAGCAAATATTGCCTTGTCTGATATAGGACGTGCAATACATTCTTCAACAAGAAATAAG GAGAAGCAAGTAACTGTTACAACTGGAGGAAATCATGTGATCATATACAAgtga